One window from the genome of Candoia aspera isolate rCanAsp1 chromosome 15, rCanAsp1.hap2, whole genome shotgun sequence encodes:
- the LOC134505628 gene encoding disintegrin and metalloproteinase domain-containing protein 21-like yields the protein MASGRDLGHWFFFLLVTCIVLVVFTLSTVHCSSLPPLAYTSYEVIIPRRLAAQMGETTKDEISYIIKAAGRDYIIRLKPKKNFLAKNLPIFTYNSKGECVESHPYIAVECYHQGYVEGIVDSLAVLRTCFGLSGFLKIGARTYGIEPLQNSSAFRHLLYLSEESEPTFSSHRMGVGRTNHQAEKLVTRQIRTTYNNLKDQDFPKYIELYIVVDKNLFAQEANNVSSVETIVLDVVNIVDATFSSLNTHVVLVGLEIWTEKNLITISADIRQVLRNFNKWRIVNKRSTYDTAFLFLRQSFSKISGTSYKSAICRPALSAGLQVYLKNEVIRFVMGFSHELGNHIGMEPDGSNCFCSKSVFCIMRGHYATVNLFSNCSILNLKRLYARGLLGCLLNVPRIRSNLDYCGNGVLNAGEQCDCGGKGRCEDDSCCTPKCVLKEKATCAVGECCQSCQYLPKGTICRDKASDCDLPEYCDGRSARCPKDLYAQDGTPCDEHSYCYRKRCWDHNFLCKRIFSREAVAAPETCYALNALGNKYGNCGTDSTGKRFLKCQPKDSMCGRVQCTDVGPASVLKLEVHRHDVQKTPCWSIAASGNIHHEDIGAVPNGIMCAPRKICINHSCVPITALNLSCNSRSMCQNKGVCNNLHKCHCNDGWAPPDCKKWGAGGSIDGGFPEISNSTKLVKRILVTVIPFSFVAVAAAIEIIPKVGEFLASVTRWWR from the coding sequence ATGGCAAGTGGTAGAGATCTTGGGCACTGGTTTTTCTTCCTGTTGGTCACCTGCATTGTATTGGTGGTCTTTACCCTTTCCACCGTGCACTGCAGCTCATTGCCTCCTCTGGCATATACCTCTTATGAAGTGATAATTCCAAGGCGGTTGGCAGCACAGATGGGGGAGACAACCAAGGATGAAATATCCTATATCATCAAGGCAGCAGGGAGGGACTACATCATCCGACTCAAACCCAAAAAGAATTTTCTGGCTAAAAACCTTCCAATCTTCACATATAATTCCAAGGGGGAATGCGTTGAGAGCCATCCCTACATCGCAGTTGAATGCTACCATCAAGGCTATGTGGAAGGCATAGTTGATTCACTTGCAGTTCTTAGAACCTGTTTTGGTCTCTCTGGTTTCCTGAAAATCGGTGCAAGAACTTACGGTATCGAGCCTCTGCAGAATTCATCTGCCTTTCGACACCTTCTCTACCTCTCTGAAGAATCAGAGCCAACTTTCTCATCACACAGAATGGGAGTGGGAAGAACAAACCACCAAGCAGAAAAACTGGTGACCAGACAAATCAGAACAACGTACAATAATCTCAAAGACCAAGACTTTCCAAAATATATTGAACTATATATTGTGGTAGACAAAAACCTATTTGCCCAAGAAGCAAACAATGTTAGTAGCGTGGAAACTATAGTGTTGGATGTGGTGAACATTGTGGATGCCACTTTCTCTTCTCTCAACACACACGTTGTTCTAGTTGGACTTGAGATCTGGACTGAAAAGAACTTAATAACTATCTCTGCGGATATCAGACAAGTTCTTCGAAACTTCAATAAGTGGAGAATAGTCAACAAGAGGAGCACATACGACACAGCCTTCTTGTTCCTTCGCCAGAGCTTCAGCAAAATCTCTGGAACATCCTATAAATCTGCCATTTGCCGGCCAGCTCTTTCAGCAGGACTCCAAGTCTACCTCAAAAATGAGGTTATCCGCTTTGTGATGGGCTTTTCTCACGAGCTGGGCAATCATATTGGAATGGAACCTGATGGCTCCAACTGTTTCTGTAGCAAGAGCGTGTTCTGCATTATGCGTGGACATTATGCCACTGTGAACCTGTTCAGTAACTGCAGTATTCTGAACCTCAAACGCCTTTACGCACGCGGTCTCTTGGGTTGCTTGCTGAACGTCCCCAGGATACGTTCCAACTTGGATTATTGCGGGAATGGTGTTCTGAATGCTGGCGAACAGTGTGATTGTGGGGGGAAAGGGAGATGTGAAGATGACTCTTGCTGCACTCCTAAGTGTGTTTTGAAGGAGAAGGCCACATGTGCGGTGGGAGAGTGTTGCCAAAGTTGTCAGTACCTTCCCAAGGGGACAATCTGCCGGGATAAAGCCAGCGACTGCGATCTCCCCGAGTACTGCGACGGGCGATCTGCAAGGTGCCCCAAGGATTTGTATGCGCAAGACGGAACACCATGCGACGAGCACTCTTACTGTTACAGAAAGAGGTGCTGGGACCACAATTTCCTGTGCAAAAGGATCTTTAGCAGAGAGGCCGTAGCAGCCCCGGAGACGTGCTATGCTCTGAATGCCCTTGGAAATAAATACGGCAACTGTGGCACTGATTCTACAGGGAAAAGGTTTTTGAAATGCCAGCCCAAGGATAGCATGTGTGGAAGAGTACAGTGCACGGATGTGGGACCGGCCTCTGTCCTGAAGCTCGAGGTACACCGGCACGACGTGCAGAAGACCCCGTGCTGGAGCATTGCAGCATCTGGCAACATCCATCACGAGGACATCGGGGCCGTGCCTAATGGCATCATGTGTGCCCCACGCAAAATTTGCATCAATCACAGCTGTGTCCCCATAACTGCGCTGAACTTGAGCTGCAACTCGAGGAGTATGTGCCAAAACAAAGGAGTGTGCAACAACCTTCATAAATGCCACTGCAATGATGGATGGGCCCCTCCAGACTGCAAGAAGTGGGGTGCAGGAGGGAGCATCGATGGAGGGTTTCCTGAGATAAGCAACAGCACGAAGTTGGTAAAACGTATTCTGGTAACTGTGATTCCCTTTTCATTTGTAGCTGTAGCTGCTGCTATTGAGATAATTCCCAAAGTGGGGGAATTCTTGGCATCAGTTACAAGGTGGTGGAGGTAA
- the TMEM116 gene encoding transmembrane protein 116 isoform X2: MGSSSVIGYALFQNTARSPEVRPLFYLSLSNLFLGVCWLAGALLYRRETSHPTGEGITCYNLQATGQIFYVASFLYTVNYTWQLYTDLKMKFNQRLHNQMPQILSYTNHVGRIAIIFSSLIPILLVAPVFGLGNCFQCFQNFTTERGCLLLHVENVLSTSSQRVPCAVLCLYSTGVFLVSFVASFLAILILLIRTRTLYKRFVHSMGYVGDQQWAMMKVVEHSVVLYPVVFFCCWGPAFILGVVKLARMDNASVYMALYILEALTASSQGLLNCAVYGWTQHLLRCVKRKACRDVDTQTPLLRSQKRFYASTNPVLSQTVAKPFSSSTTTVL; the protein is encoded by the exons GTGCGCCCTCTTTTCTACCTGAGCCTCTCCAATCTCTTCCTGGGGGTGTGCTGGCTTGCGGGGGCCCTTCTCTATCGCAGAGAGACATCCCACCCAACTGGAGAAGGGATCACCTGCTACAACTTGCAAGCCACAGGACAG ATCTTCTATGTTGCCTCTTTTCTATACACAGTTAATTACACCTGGCAGCTCTACACAGatttgaaaatgaaattcaaCCAGCGTTTACATAACCAGATGCCACAG ATATTGAGCTACACAAACCACGTTGGCCGAATAGCAATCATTTTCTCTAG TCTCATCCCGATCCTCCTCGTGGCACCTGTTTTTGGACTAGGCAACTGCTTTCAATGTTTCCAGAACTTCACCACAGAACGTGG GTGCCTCCTGTTGCATGTGGAAAACGTGCTCAGCACCAGCTCTCAGCGTGTCCCCTGCGCCGTGCTGTGCTTGTACAGCACTGGGGTTTTCCTTGTCTCCTTTGTGGCCAGCTTCCTCGCAATTCTT ATCTTGCTCATCCGAACCAGGACCTTGTACAAGCGGTTTGTGCACTCCATGGGCTACGTCGGCGATCAACAGTGGGCAATGATGAAGGTGGTTGAACACAGCGTGGTTCTGTACCCGGTGGTATTTTTCTGCTGCTGGGGGCCAG cctttatCCTTGGGGTCGTCAAACTGGCACGTATGGATAACGCCAGTGTTTACATGGCACTCTATATTTTAGAG GCTCTGACAGCATCTTCCCAGGGACTCCTGAACTGTGCGGTTTATGGCTGGACCCAGCACCTGTTGCGCTGTGTGAAACGCAAGGCTTGCCGTGATGTCGACACCCAGACACCACTCCTGCGTTCTCAGAAGAGGTTCTATGCCAGCACGAACCCGGTACTTTCCCAGACGGTGGCTAAACCCTTCTCTTCCTCTACAACTACAGTCTTGTGA